The Pukyongia salina genome segment TCACGGTAAACGGGGATACTAATTTAAACAGTTCACTTAGTGTTAATAATAGTAGTCCCGCAGACTTGTCTGGTACCCTGAATGTAGATGGTGCGACAACTCTGGGAAGTAGTCTGCAGGTATCCGGACAAACCAATTTGGAAGATCTTTTAAATGTAAATAATCAAAGTCCTACAAATCTGTCTGGAAGTTTAACGGTAGATCTCCCAACCAATTTAAACAGCAGTCTGTCTGTAAATAACGGCGCGCCTACTTTTCTTTCCGGTACGCTTGAAGTATTAGGCGCTATAACTCTCAACAACAACTTAACCGTAAACGGAGTTACCAATTTAAATGATGCGTTATTTGTAAACAACGGAAGTTCCACGTTTTTATCGGGAGATCTTACTGTTACGCAAGCAACCTCGCTGGATGGCACTTTACTGGTGGAAGGAGCGTCCACCCTTAACTCGAATACTACGGTTGCCAATGCATCTCCAACCTTACTTACAGGTACGCTGGAAGTAGATATGCCAACTACCTTGAACAATACCCTGGACGTAACAAATGGAAGTGCAACCAATTTATCCGGTGTGCTGAACGTGGATGGAGAAACAACGTTGAAGAATAATGTTGAGGTGGCTAATCAAAGTGAAACACTCTTAACAGGCTTGTTGATGGTGGATGGAGAAACTACTTTAAATAATTCACTCGAAGTAACCGGCGGAAATAAGACCGAGCTTACAGGGGAGTTGGTGGTTGATGGGGTAACTTCTCTACAATCTGAACTGAAAGTTTTGAACCAGAGCGAAACTAATTTAAGTGGAGCGTTGAATGTTACAGGCGCGGCCAACTTTAGTGATATGGTAACAATTGCCGGTGAAACAACAATCAATAACAACCTCACAGTTACCGGTACGGCTTCGCTAGGAAGTATTTCTACCGAAACGATCGCCGTGGAAAGTAATAACCCCAATTATGTGGCGACCTTTACCAATACCAACGCCGGTACGGGAGATGGGATACTTATAAAACTAGGAAGGAACCACGGTTTAAATGGGATAGCACCGCTGCCAAATCCTTTGGTTGAAAACGGAGGAAATCCATTATACGCTCAGGCGATCGCTCTAATGAAGACACAGTTATCTAATCCGGGTAGCATCACACCTTCCGAGATCATTAGTGGCTTTGGTAGTAACGTTAACAATCTTAGGTCTGGTGCTGTGATCGCAGTAAACGATTTCGTTTTCAACCAGATCAACTCAACCTACGGGATCGCACCAGGAGCGGGAAATGGGAAAACTTTGCCCATTGTTACTTTCCCTTCCACCAACATACTACAAGGGGCAAATATCTTTGCAGGGGTTACCATACCTTTTGTGAACATAACTATTCCTAGAATAGATCTTCCCAGCATAAGCGTATTGCCGCAAAAAGCCGGATTACCTCCCGGGGTACTAAATCCTCCAATTCCGGACTTTATTCCGGGTCTGCCCATTTCGAATAATAATGGTGGGTTACCGCCGGTAGAAATCCCATTTATCCCGATAACCGATGTGCCAATTTCACTTTCGAAGCAGAATGTGTACGTTTCTTTCAGGGATCAAAACGATCTTATAACCGGGGAAATAAGGGGGCAATCCATAAGCGATTTCTACGCCTCTACCATTTGTGACCCTGTTTACCTTATCAATGTACTTTCCTCATTTGTTGGGGTCGATCTGCTGGACGGACTTACTGCCGGAGCGGTTGAGATTACAAATCTTATCGATGCTTTTAATAAGATAGGAGTTGAGTACACTTCTGGGAATGGCGATTACGCCGAGTGGCTCGAGAGAATTAATCCCGCCGAATATTTAACCGCAGGAGATATAGTGGCAGTAAAGGGAGGAAAGATCACCAAAGATCTCACCGATCTTGAACAGATTATGGTGGTATCGCACCGGCCGATCATTCTTGGGAATGTGCCGGAAGAAGGAAAAGAAGGCCTTGGAAACAACGTGGCTTTTATGGGGCAGGTGCCAGTTAAAGTGATGGGGCCTGTTCATACCGGAGACTTTATAGTTGCGCACCCGGAACTTTCGGGATACGGTGTAGCTATCGCACTAAAAGATATGACAGCCGATGATTTTGTGAAGGCCGTAGGCCGTTCGTGGGAGGAAAATCTCAAAGAAGGTCCTAAAATGGTGAATACCGTGGTAGGAGTCCACAATGGAGATTGGGCAAATATCATGAAAAAACTGGAGGCCAAACAGCGAAATTACGAGCAAAAATTCAAGGCGATCGAAGCGCAGGTAAATATGCTGGAAGACAAAGCAGATGCTTTGCTATTAGAATCTAATAAGTAAAATAACAGCCATGAAAAGAATTCTATTCTTAATGTTAATTTTCTCAGGATTTACGGCTATGTCTCAAACAGACGGGCTCGTTTACCAGGCGGTTATTTTAGATCCTGAAGCACAACAGATCCCGGGTGCAGATATCACCGGTAACGTTTTACCCAATACAGATTTGCTAATTCGATTCACCATTAGCAGTGAAACAAGTAATATAGATTACCGGGAAATTCAGGAAGCGAGAACAGACAAATACGGTATGATAAAGGTGATCATCGGTCAAGGGGAGGCGGTAATGGGCGATTTCAACGAGATCGATTGGGATGGCAATGAAAAGAACCTTTCGGTAGATATTAATCTCGATGGGAGCTACACTGCTTTAAGTAATCAACAACTACTGTTTATACCATACTCATATCATCGAAATATTACCGCTACAGGTTCTATGCAGATCGATGATGAAGTAAAATTTAAAAGTGATCTAACCGTAGATGGGACCACAAACTTAAATGGTAAACTGGGGGTGCATAACGGAAGTCCGGTTTCACTTAGCGGAACAATGGAAGTAGGTCTGGCAACCACCCTGCAGGACAGCTTGTTGGTTAACCAGACTTCTGCGACAAATTTGGGTGGAACCTTAAGAGTTGATAAGGAAACTCAGTTAAATTCCACTCTCGAAGTTGGGGAGGACTCAAAACTTAAGAGTACGCTTGATGTAGTGGATGCCACCGTATTGAATGATCTCAAAGTGACCGGCCAGAACCCTACGCTGTTCACAGGTACTTTAACAGTAGATGGAACAAGTAATTTTAATAGTGCGGTTAACATCAACAACGGAAATCCCCTAAATCTTTCGGGCGATCTTACTGTAGACGGCGAAGTACTTTTTAATGATGATCTAACAGTTGAAGGTGACACCAACCTCAATAGTTCGCTTTCGGTAAACAATACCAGTCCGGTTAATTTAAGCGGAACACTTAACACAAGTGGGCAAACCACGTTAAACGATATACTCCTGGTAAACGGAGAGACCAATTTGGATAATTTGCTCAATGTAAACAACGCAAGCCCAACTTACCTATCGGGAACACTAACCGTAGGGCTTTCCACAAATTTGAACGATGCATTGAACGTAAATTTTGAGAATCCCACCTTGCTTACAGGCTCACTGAATGTGAATGGAGAAATAGATTTTGGACAGGAATTAACCGTAAACGGAATCACCAATCTATTTGGCGATCTTTTTGTAAATAATGCAAGTATGACCGCATTATCCGGTAACCTGAATGTAGATGGGGCTACTCAGCTTCTTGGCACTATGGAAGTGGCAGATAACACCGTCTTTAATAATAACTTGACCGTGGCAAACCAATCGGCGATGTTCCTTAGTGGAACCTTAGAAGTTGATGGAGCCACCAGCCTGAATAATTCCCTGGATGTATTGAACATGAGCGAAACCAACCTCAATGGCACCTTGGGAGTAGATGGTTTAACCACCTTTATGGGCAATACAACCGTTGCTAATTCGGCGAACACGCTATTTACGGGAACCTTGAATGTAGACGGGCAGGCCTATATAAACAATATGCTTTTTGTAACTAATGCAAGTGATACTCACCTTACGGGATTGATAAATGTTGATGGCGTTACAAAACTGAACAACACCTTAAATGTTCAAAACAGCAGTGATAGTGATCTATCGGGAATACTGGATGTAACAGGAGCGGCCACATTCAATAATATAGTGGGCATAGCCGGATTTACTAATATTCAGAATAATTTAACCGTAACCGGACTTTCCGATATTAATACATTGCAAGCGGGATCTATCGCGATATCTGGAGATGCTACAGGGTTCCTTGCCAGTTTTAGCAACACCAATGATATAGACAATGGCGATGGTATTAAAATTACCCTTGGGAATAATCACGGGCGTTTTCTCAATGGAAATCTCATAAAGATCGATCAAACCTTGATTAGTAACGATCCAGGGGCACAAAATCCTCCTCCGGCTACAGATCCAACCTATGTAGCTGCCTTTAATTCCATTAAACAGAAGTTCATGAACAATGTCCCTCAGTTTACTGTGAATGATGTTATTGCCTTTTTACCTACGTTCAGAAATTACTCTATAGCCAATATCAATAATCTGGTATTACAGGAGATCAATACGCAGTTCAACCTGCCAAAGACCTTACCTTCAATTACTTCACCAAGTTATCTGGTGGATCAGTTTCCGGCACCAGGTACACCACAGATTCCATTGCCATTTGTTGCCTTTCCTGGTATAAATGGAATTTGTTCCGGGCAGTCTTGTTTTAGTGTATGTATTCCTCTGGCTGGCTGTGTAACGGTGTGTATCCCACCGGTAAATGTTTGTGTGCCGGACATCCCGCCGCTGATCATTCCGGAGTTAACGGTCCCGGGCTTAACATTACAGCCAACGATCCCTAACTTTATGCCGTCTCTACCCTTCCTGCCCGAACCAACAATACCTGTGGTAGAAATTCCTAATATTCCTACGGTGAATATTAGCAGCACGCTTAGTTCCGAAAATAACTATTTCACTTTCCAGGATGTGAACGGAACTCAGACCGGTGCGGTAAGAGCGCAATCTTTGGAAGATTTTGCCAATAACACAGTGTTGGATGATATTTATGTGTTCAATGTTGCCAGTAATTTTATTGGGATAGATCTTGCCGACGGAATTTCCAGCGGAGCCTCGGCCATGGTTTCACTTATAAGCGAGTTTAACAAGTTAGGGGTGGAATTTGCTTCGGGTAACGGGGATTATTCAGAATGGTTGGAGAGAATAAATAAAGACGAATATTTAAATGCCGGAGACATAGTGGCGGTAAAAGGAGGAAAGATCACTAAAGATCTGAAGGATTACGAGCAGTTAATGATCGTGTCTCATCGCCCGATAGTGTTGGGGAACACCCCTGAAAAGGGAAAAGAACACTTGGGGAATACGGTGGCTTTTATTGGCCAGGTTCCGGCAAAGGTAATGGGACCCGTTAGTAAAGGAGACTATATAGTGGCGAAGAGTAAATTTGATGGCTACGGGATCGCAGTGCATCCATCTGAAATGACCACGGAAGATTTTCTGATGGTCGTTGGCCGATCCTGGGATGAAAATCTGCATCAGGGACCAAAGATGGTCAATACAGTGGTGGGACTTCAGAACGGAGATTTCAGTAATAGGGTAAATCTATTTCAGAAGCAACAAAAACAAATGGACAATGCGATCGAAACCCTGGAATCCAGATTGGAACGCATTAGCGCGAATTTAAAACTTTCAGAAAAAAACAATAAGGATTATGCAAGTAAGGATTAGAACAACGTATTTATGGCTGTTTTCGCTTCTTTTTTTCTTCGGAAATGGTATTTCTCAGGAAACAGAGGGAGACTATACATTTACCGAAGCTCAACTGGCAATGCTGAAAAAGCAGGAGGTGGAAATTAACGCCTGGGTTGAAGAATTACAGACCCCCGGAGTACGTATTGAAGGCTCCACCATGGTCTTCAGTAATGAAGCGCAGAAACTAATAAAGGATGAGGCCTACCGTGCAAGTTGTTACGCAGAAGCGGGCTATACTTTCAGGGATGTACAGCTTAGCCTTACGGCTAATGAGATTCAGAAAGCTTTCTGGCAAATGATCAATCTCTATCCGTCTCATAAGGAGGAAGTATTGAAATATATTTACGCCTACGACAATGTATTTGAAACAGATAAAGTGGTGACTGCAGCATTTTACACCTATGGATTTTTCGATCCTGCCATAACTAAAATTGAAAAAGGGAGACCTGATGTATACAGGCCGGATCTGTTTGAAGGTCACTTGAAGAGTACACGCGAAATTGTTTCCTACATTCTATATTTCAGAAAACAGAATTCCACTAAACAAATGTAAATCGGGCCTAATTAACTAACCAGGCTTATCCCCGGTATTGCTGTAAAGCGATCCGGGGTTTGTTTTTTAATATCCGAAATCCTCCTTGATCTTATCTGCCTTATCCAGCATAAGATCTACCGTAATGAAGTCCACTTCTTCCTTGTCGAATGCTCCCTGGAAGGTACGCATGGCTTTTTTGGGTTCTCCGGTCTCTTCATAAAATCTTGCCATGTAATAATCTCCCAGCACGGTATCCGGATATTGCCGTTGTGCTAGGGAGGCGATTTCCCTGAGAGATTCCCATTGTTTTTTCTTTTCTGCGGCAGTAGCAGTAGCAATGAAGTCGTTAATTCGAATAGGATTTGTGAGTCCGAAAAGATCTTCGATAGTCTTATACTTGTCCATGAGGTAGGTGTGCACCGGAGTTTCCAGTTTCATCACTACATCTGTAAATTCTTGCTTACTAATTGGTCTGTACACCGAGAATATTTTCTCCATTGCCGAAGGTATGGCTCTTGCAACCAGCGAATAATGGGTTGCGCCCTCAAAATTATCATAATAATACTTGAAGGTGTCAGACTCGAGGGGTTTCAAGGATTTATTGAGGTTTTCAGAGATCTCCATCAGGTCCTTGATATCATCTGTACCAGTAGCCAGGTAATAGAAGATCTTCGATTCCACAGAGGGGATCCTTTGTGGTAATCTTTCGTCCATCATGGGAGCGAGATCGGGACTAAGGTTAATGTAGCCATTAAACAGGGGTGGGTCCTTAAAAAGGTAGTAATTAATGAAGTTTGCAGTGAAATCATGTCCAACGGCTATCACAAATTTAGCGGTTCGGTAATTTTCGTCTATATAAGGGATGAGTTCCAGGCCAAGAAACTCGAAAAAATCTGCCCCCTGGTCGGCAGGCATGAAGTTAGTATCGTCATAGCTACAATCGTCATAACGACTTTCTCCCTGCATCACCCCAACAACGATAGATTCGGGCATATCCTCCCAATATCCAAAATAATCTACATTCCCGGCAACCGGTTCGAACAAGTAGTTTGCATCCAGAACAACTACGATGGGATACACCTTATCGGTATTGGTTTCGTAGTCGCGCGGCAATTGGATTTTCAGGCGGCGGGGAGCATCCAGTTTATACGAATTGAATTCTTCGTAAATGATCTTAGATTGTCCGAAGGAAGTAAAAACGATCAGGACAGTAACAACCAGCGTAAGTATCTGTTTCATAAGAGGACTTTTTGGAGTTGAAAGATAGTAAATTTTGAAAATGCCGAACAAATTCTTAGATCTTGTTTCGATTGTATAGTGGCAACAGTATAAAGGACAATACTCCGAAGAACAAAATAGAAATTATATTCGATGTCCATACGATAACCCCAAGGGCCAGCCCCACAGATTTTGCTATGCCAAAGATGAGCAAAATACCCATGATTGCTGCCGGGTAGGTGCCAAAACCGCTATTAGTAAAGGCAAATGTGAAACTTCCCACTACAAAAGTGATTATCACGATCCCAGCCGAAATGCCCGAGGTTTCTTCCAGTGCCAGGGTAGCCGTGTAAAAGGCAGCAATGTAAAGCCCCCAGATTATTAGACTGTAGAGGATAAACAAGCCTTTTTTCTTCATTTTCACTATGCTAAACAGTCCTTCTTTTAGGCCGTCAACAAATCCCTTTAATTTCATTGCAAAGGCACCCCTGGAATTTTTCAGATACAGAAGGAAAACAGTTCCAAGGACGGTAAGAGAGCCCAGTGCAATAAGAATCTTTTTTAACGGGATACTCTCGGTGATATAAGAATAAAGTGCATCAAATTGTAGAACTAAGGCTATTATAGTGAAGACCAGTAGCAGTAACAGGTCGATCACCCGTTCGGTAATTATGGTTCCGAAGCCCTTATCGAATGGGACACCTTCATATTTACTAAGTACGACTGCCCGGGAAACCTCACCACTTTTAGGAATAAAGATATTCATGAGATAGGCCACCGAAACGGCCATAAAATTATTTGCGATCCTGGGATGATATCCCAAAGGTTCGAGCATAAAGTTCCAACGGTAGGCACGAAGCAGATGACTTAAAACGCTCAGGAAAACGGAAAGGGCAACTATCCAGTAATTTGCCTCCTCAAAATGCCTGTAAGTTTGTTTAAGTTGCTCGGGTGTAAACAGATTGTATACGTACCAGATGAGGAAAATACCCAACCCAAGAGGGATGGCGATCTGCAGGAATTTTGAAAGGGATTTATTCAAGTTATACGAGTAAATTGTTCTCCTCGTTTGGGAAAACAAGTGCTGGTTTGAACTTTTTGGCCTCCTCAACACTCATAATGGCATAGGTGATTAGAATAAGTACATCGCCGGGGGCAACTTTACGCGCTGCAGCACCATTGAGTGTTATTTCGCCGCTGTTCCGCTGGCCAGGTATAGCATAGGTTTCAAGTCGTTCACCATTGTTGTTGTTGACGATCTGAATTTTTTCTCCTTCCACAATATTCGCAGCATCCATAAGATCTTCATCTATGGTAATACTACCAATATAATTAAGGTCGGCACCAGTGACTTTAACTCTGTGAATTTTGGATTTTACTACATGTATTTGCATGCTGCAAAGATACTAATTATGATTTTAGAAAAATAAATTATGAAATCGGAAATTCTTCAGATCGATATAATCTCTGCGAATCAGTTTAGGGGAACATTGTCTATTAAACGCACGTTTCCACAATGAACAGCTATAAATGCCCTGTAATTGTTGGCTTTCATTTTGTGTTTCGCGGGTACGAGTGTTTGTTCGTTGGCGATCTCGAAATATTCCAATTTCAAATATTCATTCTGCAAAAACTGTTCCTTTACAAATTCGTTGATCTTTTTTATGGAAGTGGCAGAAAATTTTCTTTTTACTTTCTGAAGCGTTTTAAAGATAAAGGCTGCCTCTTCAAATTCTTTTTCTGAAAGCCTTTTATTTCGCGAACTCATGGCGAGTCCGTTCTTTTCACGTACGATGGGGCAGCCAACGATCTCTACCGGTATTTGTTGCAATTCTACCAGCTTGCGAACGATCTGCAACTGCTGAAAGTCCTTTTCTCCGAAGTATGCTTTGTTGGGCATAACAATTTCAAAAAGGATACTAAGAATGGTGCCAACCCCATCAAAATGTCCCTTTCGTTGTGCCCCTTCCATTTGGTGTTCCAGCCCGTCATATTTAAAGTGCTTCGATGCTACCTTCTCCCCATAGATATCTTCATTGCCAGGTACGTATAAAAGAATATCACCAGACACCTGTTGTAATAACTCCTTGTCGTTGTCAAGTAATCTGGGGTATTTTCTAAGATCTTCCTTATTGTCAAATTGAGTTGGATTTACATATATACTTACCACCACGCTGTCGTTTTCTTTTAGGGCCTTTTCCACGAGGGAGAGATGACCGCGATGTAAGGCTCCCATGGTTGGAACAAAACCAATCTTTTTATTCTGTTTTCTTCGTGGAAGTAGGTCGGATGAAAGCGAATCTTTGTCGGTGTGTACGACCATAGGAATATATTAGAGCCAGTAAAATTAATATATTGACGCCAATCTTCATAAAATTTCGTAATTTTGCGTGTTTTTAAGAGCAACACCAATAAAGCAGCATTTTTCTTGTAATTCCTTATTCGTACACGCTTACGGCATCAATCGTGATCTAAAGTACGGATAACCTGTAGAAAGTGCCATAAACAAAAGAATCAATGATGAAAGATAAGAGAGTCTTGTATGTGTCTTCTGAAGTTATACCTTATTTACCGGAGACCGAGATTTCTTCCATGTCGTTTGAAGCTCCTCGTATTGTGAATAACAATGGAGGTCAAATTCGAATTTTTATGCCGCGATACGGCAATATCAACGAGCGGCGACACCAATTGCACGAGGTTATTCGTCTGTCTGGGATGAATCTCATGATCAACGATCTGGATATGCCGCTAATTATAAAAGTTGCTTCCATTCCGAAGGAACGCATGCAGGTGTATTTTATCGATAATGACGAATATTTCAAAAGAAAGGCTACCTATACCGATGAGGATGGTAATTTCTTTGAAGACAACGATGAGCGTGCTATATTCTTTGCTAAGGGAGTGATAGAAACAGTAAAGAAACTCAACTGGTCACCGGATATCATACATGTACACGGATGGCTGGCTTCTTTCCTGCCATTATATCTTCAGAAATATTATGAGAACGAACCTTTATTCGAAAATAGTAAAATAGTTACCTCGGTATACAATCAGGGCTTCGATGGAACGTTACAGGATAACGTTATGGATAAGATCAGGTTCGACGGAATTGCCGAGGAGCATATTGAACGTTTAAAGGAACCAAATTACGTGAACATGATGAAGATTGCTGTAGATAATTCGGATGCGATCATAGTTGGTTCCGAAGAAATTCCCGAAGAGCTTACCGCTTATCTTAACGATGTCAAAAAACCTGTGTTAAAGTATCATAAAATTGACGAGATAGAATCGGCATATATAGATTTTTACCAGTCTCAGGTATTGGGATAAATACAAGTATTTTTATGAAGATCAAATACACATTGCCAAAAGCATTGGCAATTTTCGCAATAATAATCGCCTTTGCCTCTTGCGAAGAAGACTTTAACACGATTGGGGTCGATATTATTGGCAACGAAACCTTTAAATCTAAATTTACCGATAGCCTATCCGTGCTGGCCTACAGCCGAAAGTTACTTCCTGTACAAACCAACGGGCTGCCGGTGTTTCAATTAGGCGTTTATAACGATCCGGTTTACGGTAAAAGAACGGTGAACTTCCTCAGCCAGGTTACCATGGATGTGAATGAGCCCGATTTCGAGATAAACCCTAGGGCAGATAGCGTGGTACTTTTCCTGCCATTTTTCAGCACCCAGATCACAGACGATAATGATGTAATCACTTACGAACTCGATTCGGTTTACGGAAATTCTCCTATCGATATCAAGATATACGAGTCTAACTTTTTTCTACGGGACTTCGACCCAAATACCGGATTTCAGGAAGCTCAGAAATATTATGCCAATCAGCAGCAATTGTTCGAATCTTTTAAAGGAGAACTTATTCATACCATTGAAGATTTTGTACCCAGCGACGAGCCTTTTAAAGTAAACGATACGATCTCATTCATACCCGGGTTGCGAGCAAAGCTTCCCACCGACTTTTTCCAGGAAAAGATCCTTAATATGAGCGGTTCTATCGAGTTGCTGAACAATAGTAATTTCAGGGATTATTTCCGTGGTTTGTATTTTCAGGTGGAATCTGATACGGATGATGGGAATTTATTTATGATCAACCTGGAGGAGGCCAGTCTTACAGTTTATTATGAATTTCAAACCGAAGGTGGAAATGTAATTGGGACCGGGCAAACCGGGGCAGATCCCGTTGAGCGATTCAACGGGGAATTTGCGATGTCCTTCGACGCCATTAGCGTGAATACATACCAAAATACCTTGCCTGCGGATCTTGCTGAAGAACTTTCGAACCCTAATCTGGATGAAGGAGCCGAAACCCTCTATGTAAGAGGGGGTGATGGTATTATATCGGTGATCGAACTGTTTGGACCCGATCTGGATGATAACGGGGTGGCAGACGAACTTGAAGATCTAAGAAACGAAGGATGGATCATTAATGAGGCAAATCTTATATTTTATGTAGATCAGGATAAAGTGACCGGGGGAGAGCTGGAACCGGAGCGACTTATCATTTACGATTTAAAGAATAGCTCCGTACTTGCAGACTTTACCTTGGATATAACCTCCAATCTCGACCCTGTTGATGCACTAAATGTACATCTTGGTCGCCTGGAACGTGGAAGTGACGACAATGGTAAATATTATAAACTTCGAATCACTAATCACTTGAGTAACCTTATCAACAAGGATTCTACAAACGTACCTTTGGGAGTTATCGTTACACAGAATGTATTGGAAACCGGTTTCCAGGATCTTGAAAATATTCAGGCGCCCGGTATCGAAGAAGTACCTGCCGCAAGTGTGGTATCACATGAGGGCACCGTTTTGCACGGTAACAGATCTAATGATCTTTCGAAAAGATTAAAGCTCCAAATTTATTATACCGAACCTGAATAAACTTAAATTTCTATGTGTGGTATCGTTGGTTATATTGGAAAAAGAGAAGCTTATCCTATCATTATTAACGGCCTGAAACGACTGGAATACCGCGGCTATGACAGTGCCGGGATTGCTTTGTTCGACGGCTCCGAAATTCAACTTTCCAAGACCAAAGGGAAGGTCTCCGATCTCGAAGAACGAATTGGAAGAGAGATCACTACCCATGGTAAATTAGGTATTGGCCATACACGTTGGGCAACCCACGGGGTTCCTAACGATATTAATTCTCACCCTCATTATTCTAACAGCGGGGATCTTGTGATCATTCATAACGGGATCATCGAGAACTACGCTTCCATTAAAAAGGAGTTGGAAAATCGCGGTTATACGTTCAAATCGGATACAGACACAGAAGTACTTGTAAATCTCATTGAGGAGGTTAAAAAGAAGGAGAAGGTAAAACTTGGAAAGGCGGTACAGATCGCTTTAAACCAGGTGGTAGGAGCCTATGCCATCGCATTGTTCGATAGAAAGAAACCGGACGAGATCGTGGTAGCCAAGCTTGGAAGTCCCCTCGCAATTGGAATTGGTGAAGACGAATTTTTTGTTGCCAGCGATGCATCTCCGTTCATCGAATTCACCAATAATGCGATCTATCTTGAGGATGAAGAAATGGCGATCATTCGCCTTGGCAGAGAGGTAAGGGTTCGCAAGATCAAGGACGATAAATTAGTGGCTCCATATATTCAGGAACTGCAATTAAATCTGGAACAGATAGAAAAAGGCGGATACGAGCATTTTATGCTGAAGGAGATATACGAGCAGCCCACGGTTATTAAAGATACCTATAGAGGAAGGCTTTTGGCCGACCAGGGAATTGTAAAACTCGGCGGGCTGGAAGATCATATTGGAAAATTTAAAAATGCCAATCGTATCATTATAGTTGCCTGCGGAACCTCATGGCATGCCGGGCTCGTTGCCGAATATATTTTCGAAGATCTTGCCCGTATCCCTGTGGAGGTAGAATACGCTTCCGAATTTAGATACAGAAATCCTATCATCAATGAAAAAGATGTGGTTATAGCGATTTCTCAAAGTGGTGAAACAGCCGATACACTCGCTGCTATAAAACTCGCAAAACAAAAAGGTGCCTTTGTCTACGGAATATGTAATGTGGTAGGGTCTACCATTTCACGCGAAACGCATAGTGGCACATACACCCACGCAGGACCGGAGATAGGCGTTGCCTCTACCAAGGCATTTACTACCCAGA includes the following:
- the glmS gene encoding glutamine--fructose-6-phosphate transaminase (isomerizing); translation: MCGIVGYIGKREAYPIIINGLKRLEYRGYDSAGIALFDGSEIQLSKTKGKVSDLEERIGREITTHGKLGIGHTRWATHGVPNDINSHPHYSNSGDLVIIHNGIIENYASIKKELENRGYTFKSDTDTEVLVNLIEEVKKKEKVKLGKAVQIALNQVVGAYAIALFDRKKPDEIVVAKLGSPLAIGIGEDEFFVASDASPFIEFTNNAIYLEDEEMAIIRLGREVRVRKIKDDKLVAPYIQELQLNLEQIEKGGYEHFMLKEIYEQPTVIKDTYRGRLLADQGIVKLGGLEDHIGKFKNANRIIIVACGTSWHAGLVAEYIFEDLARIPVEVEYASEFRYRNPIINEKDVVIAISQSGETADTLAAIKLAKQKGAFVYGICNVVGSTISRETHSGTYTHAGPEIGVASTKAFTTQITVLMMIALRIAKEKGTISERDFMLHLRELEMIPDHVAEALKSDEKIREIAEVFMDASNFLYLGRGYNFPVALEGALKLKEISYIHAEGYPAAEMKHGPIALIDEQMPVVVIAVNSNHYEKVVSNIEEIKARHGKIIAVVTEGDTTVKNLADYIMEVPKTPEALSPLVTTIPLQLLSYHIAVMLGRNVDQPRNLAKSVTVE